The Gemmatimonadaceae bacterium region CTCCGGACGTGCTGCAACCTCCAGCGCCGCGAAGGTGATCGACCCGGACGAGATACCGGCGAAGATGCCCTCCTCGCGGGCGAGCCGGCGCGTCATGTCGAACGCCTGCTCGTTCGTCACGCGCACGACCTCGTCGTAGATCGACGTGTCGAGAATCGACGGCACGAACCCCGCCCCGATTCCCTGCTGCTTGTGCGGCGACGGCTGGCCACCGGAGAGCACCGGACTCTCGTTAGGTTCCACGGCGACGATGTGAATACCCGGCTTCTTCTCGCGCAGATACTTCCCGGCGCCGGTGATCGTCCCGCCCGTCCCGACACCAGACACGAAGATGTCCACCTGTCCCGCCGTGTCATTCCAGATCTCGGGACCCGTCGTCTTATAGTGGATCGCCGGGTTCGCCGGGTTGTCGAACTGCCGCATCATCACGCCACGGCTCCCGAGCTCCGCGAGAATCTCCTCGGCCCTGGCCATCGCACCCTTCATCCCCTTCGCCCCCTCCGTGAGGACGACCCGGCATCCGAGCGCGCGGAGCATGTTTCGCCGCTCGAGCGTCATCGTCTCCGGCATCGTGAAAATGCAGTGATAGCCACGCGCGACTGCCGCGTAGGCAATGCCGATGCCGGTGTTACCGCTCGTCGGCTCGACGATGACCATGCCCGGCTTGAGCGCGCCGCGCTGGATCGCGTCGTCGACCATTGCCGCGCCGATACGGTCCTTGACGGAGTTGAACGGATTGTAACCTTCGTGCTTCACGGCGACGCGAGCTGGAAGTCCCTTCGTTAGGCGAGAAAGCTGAACCAGCGGCGTGTTGCCGACGGTCTGAGTGACGTCGGCGAAGATGTGCGTCGTGGGCATGGGAGCAATCCGATAGCGATTCGAGAATGATACTGCGAAGGGCCAGGGGCGTAGGGGCCCTAGGGACTGCTGCCCAACGGTTCGTCCCCTGCCTTCAACTATCGACGCTTCGCGCGTGTCTAGAGGAAAACCCCACCGAGCCAACGTCATGCTCTCCGACCTTCGTTCCGCCGCGCGCGGGCTGCTCCGCACCCCCACCGTTGCTATCGCCGGCGTGCTCTGTCTCGCGCTCGGCATCGGTGCCACCGCCGCCATCTCCAGCGCCATCAGCCGAGCACTCTTTCAGTCGCTCCCTTTCCGCGAGCCAGCCCGACTCGTCGCCGTCCATCGAACGACGCCGCATTCCGGGCCGCTCGGCACCTGGCCGATGTCGGCGCCGAACTACATGGACTTGGCGCGGACCACGCGGCGGGTCGAGGGATTGGCGGCGTTCGGTTTCGGGACGGCCCTCGTGACGCTTCCATCAGAGGCGATCCAGGCGAGCCAGGTGTACGTCACTGGCAACTTCTTCAACACCCTGGGCGCGCGCGCCGCACTCGGCCGTCTCATCGTTCCGGACGACGATCATGTCGGAGAGGCGCCGGTCGCGGTCGTGAGTTACGAGTTCTGGCAATCGAAGCTGGGCGCTGAGCCTTCGATCGTTGGTCGAACGTTTCCCATCGACGGTTTGTCGACGACGATCATTGGGATCGCTCCGCCGGATTTTCACGTGCCGCACGGATTCAACGTCGTGCGCGCGGACCTCTGGATGCCGATTCAGTTCACGGCGGCGCAGCTCGCCGACGGACAGCGCCGGAGCAACTTCCTGCTGGTATTCGGTCGCCTAACGACCGGTGCAACGCCGATGTCCGCACAGGCGGAGCTCCAGGCGATTTTCGGCGCCATCGTCGCGGAGAATCCGGTACTGCGCGGCGAAGACGTTCGCGTTGCTCCGTTACAAGCGGAGAACGTCGCGGCCGTGCGGACGCCGCTGCTCCTTCTGTTCGGTGCGGTCGGCATGGTGCTTCTGATTGCGGCGACGAACGTCGCGGCACTTCTGCTCGCGCGTGGCGTGCAGCGCCGTCGTGAGATCGCGGTTCGTACGGCACTCGGTGCGAGCCGCTGGGCGACCATGCGAACGGCGTTCGTTGAGAGTTTGCTCATCACGGGCCTCGGCGTGCTCATCGGACTGGGACTCGCCGTCGGCGGCGTGCGCACGATTGGAGCGCTGGCCGGCGCACGCATTCCGCAGCTCGCGGGCCTCAGTGTGGACGCACGCGTCATTCTCTTTGCGGTCGGGCTTTCATGTGTCGTCGCCCTGGTATGCGGCGTGCTGCCAGCCTGGCGCAGCGCTGCCGTCGATCCAGCGGACGCGCTGCGCGGCGGGCGCGGCGGCGGCGCGGGACGCGAGCAACATCGAGCACTGCGCACACTCGTCGTTTTCGAGATCGCGCTCTCACTCGTGCTGCTCATCGGCGCCGGGTTGACGCTCAAGGGATTCGCGGGGTTGCTCGGCAACGACCCGGGATTCGAGACGGCACACGTGCTCACCCTGCGTGTGACGACGTCGCCGGCTCGTTATGCAAAGCAGCCGGCGGCGCTCGCCTTTCTCGAGCCCGCGCTCGACGCCATTCGCGCCCTCCCGGGTGTCGAGAGCGCCGGGTCGATCGATCTGATGCCCTACGTCAATTGGGGCAGCAACTCGAACATTCGCTACGAAGGCCAGTCAAAAGGCGACCCCACGCGTTTGCCGATCGTCGAAGGGCGCCGCGTTTCGCCGAGCTTCTTCAGTGTGACCGGGCAGCGCCTGCTCGCGGGACGGCTCCTTCTACCCTCCGACGACGCCGGCCCGTCGGCGCCGCCCGTGGTCGTGGTGAATCAGGCACTCGTCGATCGCGACCTCAATGGGATCGACCCGATCGGCAAGCGGTTCTACCTGACCGACACGACGTTTGCGACAATCGTTGGCGTTGTTTCGAATATTCGCAACTTCGGCCCGGTCGCTCCGCCGGCTCCCGAGATGTACTGGACATATTTGCAAAACGGTCAGACGAGTCTCTTCTCGCTGATGATTCGCGTCCGTCGCGGCGACCCGGCGGCGATCGCGCCGTCGGTGCGCGCCGCGATCCGCTCGATCGACCCAACCGCGGCCGTCGCCAGCGTGCTTCCGATGCAGGACGTCATCGCCTCGAGCCTCGGTCAACCGCGGTTCTATCTCAGCCTCCTCGGCGCGTTCGCCGTGGTGGCGCTCGTGCTCGCGATCGCGGGACTTTACGGCGTGTTGAGCTACGCCGTGGCGCAGCGAACGCGCGAGCTGGGCATTCGTGCGGCACTCGGCAGCTCTGCTCCGGCTCTCATGAGGCTCATGACGGTCGAGGGGCTGCGTCTCGTGGTGACCGGCCTCGTCCTCGGGTCGTTAGGCGGCGTTGGGCTCACGCAGTTCATCAGCTTCGCCCTGTACGGAGTGAGTCCACTCGATGCGACAACCTGGCTGCTTTCCGTGTTGTTGATGTTCGTCGCCGGTCTGCTCGCGACCCTCGTTCCGGCGCTGCGTGCGACGCGCGTCAGTCCGCTGATCGCGATTCAGGCGGAGTAATCGGCGAGCGAGCGCCGCATGCGCGATGTCTGGAGCTCGACGCCGTCCGGCATCTTGACGGCGCCGCGCTCCACGACGGTGAAGCCGAGGGTGGCGTACAGCTGCTCGCCAGGCAGCGTCGCCGTGAGCTCGAGGTCGCGAAAACCGGCGGCGCTCGCCGCTGTTGAGCATTCGTGAAATAGGAGCCGGCCGATCCCGCGCCGCGACCAGCGCGGGTGGACGAAGAACGCCCGGAGACGCGCGGGCGACACGCGCGGATCGATCAGGGGATCGTCGCCGTGCTTTGCTTGATCGCCGCCGTGCAATGTCTCACGCTGGCTCCAGCCGCCGCAGGCGACGACCTCGTCGCCGATATCGGCGACGTAGTACGTGCCATCGGCGATGAGCTGGCTGTCCGGGCCGAACAGGTGGCGCAGCGCACTGTCGATTTGTTGGGGCGTATAGAGTGGCTCACTCAAGCCGCGCACCGACGCGTCGATGAGGGCACGGATCGCCGGCACATCGGCAGGCGTCGCCTGACGAAAGCGAGGCGTCGGCTGACCGCGAATGGCGGCAGCGAGAAGAGGCGACGTCGCGAGTATCGCGAGCGGAATCGGCGGCGGCGGTGGCGTGTCGTCGCGCGGGACGAGCGGTCGCTCGAACCACCCCACGTCGTGCCATCGATCGAGTTTGAATCCCACGCTGCGGAAGATGCCAACCGGTGTGAAGCCAAGGCTCCGATGGAAGCCTTTACTCGCGGCGTTGGGCAGTGTGATCCCAGCGTAGGCGTTGCGGTAGCCCTGCAAGACGAGCACGCGAAAGAGCGCCTCGTAGAGAGAGCGCGCGATGCCGCGCCGCTGCCTGTCTTCGGCGACGTACGCCGACACTTCGACGGACCATTGGTACGCAGCGCGAGCCCGATGTGGGCCGCCGTACGCGTAGCCGACGACGCGGCCATCCTCGTCCTCGACGAGCCATGGAAAGCGATCGAGCGTCCTGGCGATCCGCGTACTCATCTCGCTGGCGTCGGGCGGGTCGAGCTCGAAGGACGTCGCTTGCTCGGTGACCGCGGGCCGATAGATCGCGGCAACGCGCGAAGCATCTGCGGGCTGTGCCAGGCGGATCATCTATCAAATGTACGTTTGGCTGTCGGCCCGGCGAGGGGATGCGTTGGTTGTCAGCTCAGGTCCGCTGTCCGCGGAATTCCTCCAGGCATGCCCCAGCACCACCAGTCAGGCCGTTTTTGAAGTTCTGAACTCGCTGCTCGCGCGTGCCGTGGCCGACACGCTCCATGCGCGCGAGAATGCGTTGATCGACCCGGTCGTTGCCCGTGAGCTGTGGTGTCGGATCGCCGGCGCTCGACATCCCGAACTCCGCCTCCTCGACGTCGCCCTGCTCGAGTGATCCGTCTCCCTTCGCGTGCAGGGTGAACGCTCCCGCGAGACAATCTGCCGTCGCCTCGTTGTCGTACGACATGCGATAGCTGTGACCAAGCTGCATCGCGACCGCGTGTCCCATCTCGTGCGCGATGATGCCCAGGCCGGCCATGTCGCCGTCGGTCCCGAGTGCCTGGGCTGCCTCCTTCACCTGGCCCGCGACGAAGACGTCGTCGAAGTAGATCGTGTTGTTCGCGGCGCAGTACTCCGCATTCTCCGGCATGAGGTAGCCGCAGGGCGTACGAATGCGCATGCGATAGCGCGCCACGCCCGGCGCAGCGAAGTGCTCACCGATCTGCTTGAAGTCCGCGCTCCACATGGACACGAGCGCGTCGTAGACCGCCCAGATCTTCTGATTCGAGGCGTCGACCTCCTGCGAGGTGACGTCGGTTGTCGGCGAAGTCGTCGGGCTCGGCTCGGCGTCGAGCCTGGTTCCACAAACTGCCAAAGCGAGCGCGACGAGACCACCACGGATTGCCGTTGTTGGTCTCATGGCCAATTGCCTCCGCGCTTACTACCCCATGCGGCAACATGGGTTGCAGCCGAGCCTGCCCGCTCTCAGGGCTTCGCCTTCCCAGCTTGTGTCGCCGCCGGGTGCTCGAGCGCGTCGAGCTTCTTCAACGTCTCCTTCGACACCGGCTGACCGACGCGCACGGCCACGTCGCGCGCCATCCGGAACTGCGCCCGTGCAGCCGCGCTGTCGCCGAGGGCGAGCAAGCCGTCACCCAAACTGTCGTAGACGTTAGGCGAATCGGGATAGCTCGCGACGTTCTTGCGGAAGACCCACACCGCGACCTTCGGCATCTTGAAGAACTGAAGGAGACCATAGCCCCAGCTGTTCATCTGCACTTCGGGGAAACGATCGGGCAGACCGAGACTCCTCGCGCCGCGCACGTAGGTCTCTTCGGTCTCGGTCAGCGCCTTCACGATGGTGGCCGAATCACTGTTCGGGCCAAGCTGCTGCATCGGCGAGCGGGCAAGCGAGATGGGCTCGTAGACGAATCGGATACCGTCGACCAGACTCGGCTCCGGCGTTAGGCCGTGCGTGTTCTCCGGATAATACTGCGACGCGAAGGCAAGCGTCGCCGGCTTGATCGAATCCAACCGGCTCACGAAGTACTTCGTGGTGACGGCGATTGGCGGCTCGAGTCCACCGCTCGTCGCAAAGAGCCGCGTCGTCATCGGCGTCTTCGCAATCGCGGTTGCGTACTCGCGCGCGGGAAGCGAGTCGTTCCACCAGAGCGATGGACTCATCGCGACGATTCCACTGAAGGTGTTCGGTCGCGATGCGGCGACGTCGAGCGCGAAGAGACCGCCGAACGAGTGACCGGCGAGCACCGTCGACGGCAACGTCCGGTACTTCGACCGCACGCGAGGCAACACTTCATCCAGGATGAAGTCCGCGAAGGCCTTGGCGCCGCCAGCCGTGGGAAAGTTCTTGGCCGTGGCGCCGGTCGCGGGCGGGGTCATGTCGTGCGATCGGTCTTTGCCGTTCACGACGCCGACGATGAGCATATCTGGAATCGCCGCGCGATTCGCGAGAAACGCCACGTTCGCGACCGCAGCGGCGAACTGGGGCTGGTCGTCCGCATCGAGCAGGACGAGCACCGGATAGCTCTGCTTGGAGGTGCTGTAGTTAGGCGGCGTGGCGATGAAGAGCGTACGCTCTTCGTTCAGCTTCGACGAATGGAGTGAGTCGCGAACCCAGGGTGACGATCCGCCGCCGTTCTGGGCACGTGCTGTTGAGGCGAAGAGACCGACGAGAGCAATCGCGCGCAGGACTCGCATGGGCGTACGACTCCACGAGGATGTGAATGGATGGCGGGCGCCCCATAGTGGTTCTCGCGGCGCGCTTCGTCCAGTCTCGTCCGAACGTGGTGCCGCCGGCTCGTCAGTTCACGCGGCGATACGTTCGCGGAAAGATCCCTGGACTCCCGTAGGTAATCGTGAGGGCACGAGGGCCGAACCGGCCCGTTTCGGATGGCGGCTGGACTTCGACGTGGGCGCATAGCGCCCCGGGCGGGCAAGGAGCCGGGGAAAAGGTCAGCACGCCGTCGTGCCAGTTGTATAAACGCGCATACGACGCGTGCGAGACACTCGGACCCAGCTGCGCGGTTTCATGATGTTCGACTTGTCCCGAGGCTCTGTCGTCTCGGGAGAGGAAGACGAGTGTATCGGCGATCAGAACCGCACCTGACGGAATAGTGCCGGCGACGGCCGGCACAGGGGCGCCGCCGACACTCTCGAGAACGAACGCGGTTCCAGCGGTTACTGGCTCCGTCACTCCCTGACAGCTGACGATGACGGCGATTGAAATCGCCGCCAAGAGTGCCCGAACTGTGATTCGACGTCTCATGACCGCCCAACCATACAACAATAGACAACGGTCACTGATGTGTCGGCACCCTGACCGAGCTCAGACCTCGAGGTGGTCCCCCTCCTTCGCCGTCACCGCGTACAGGACCGGCATCAGGAACACGCTGATGAGTAATCGCGAGAATAACCCACCGACGATCACGAGTGCGAACGGCTTCTGCGTATCGGATCCCACGCCCGTCGATAGGGCCGCCGGGAGCAAGCCTAACGCGGCAACGAGTGCCGTCATCATGATCGGCCGCAACCGCAGCACTGCCGCCGTGCGCGTCGCCTCGGCGATGCCGAAGCCTTCCAGTCGCAACTCGTTCGCGTACGAGATGTAGACCACCGCCGTCTGCACCGAGACCCCGAATAGCGCCAGGAATCCGATCATCGACGACACGGAAAGCGGCGTCCCCGTGAGCGCGAGCACGACCAGCCCGCCTAACGGCGCGGAGAGGATCACGCCGACCACCGTAATGAACGGGAACTTGAAGTTGTGGTAGAGCACGAACAGGATCGCGAAGATCAGAATCACGGTCAGTGGCAGCACAACGTTGATCTGGCTGCGTGACGCGGTGTACTCCTCGTATTCGCCGCCCCAACGAATCGAATAACCGGTCGGCATCTTCACCTGCTGCTCGACCTTTCCTCGCGCCTCGCGCACGGCGCTCGCCAGATCGCGGCCCTCGACCGAGTACTGGACACCGATGTACCGCGAGTTGTCCTGGCGATAGATGAACGACGCGCCGTTCGCGACCTGCACGTCCGCCACCTGACGCAGCGGGATCTGCGCGCCGCTCGCCGTCGTGACGAGAATGTTCCCGATCTCGTCCGGCGTCTCGCGGAACTGCGGCTGGAGCCGCACGACGAGATCGAACGTGCGCTCACCTTGGACGACCTGCGTGGCCGCCGAGCCGCCGACGGCGGCGTCGATCAGGCCGTTGAGGTCGGAGACGTTGAGGCCGTAGCGCGCCATCTTCGCGCGATCGGCGGTGATCGTTAGGCTCGGTTGTCCGAGCTCTTGCACGAGCGTCACATGATCGATGCCGCGCACCGACTCGAGCACCCTCTTGATCTCGCGGCCCTTGCCCTCGAGCAACGCGAGGTCTGTGCCGAAGATCTTCACGTCGAGAGAACTCTTGAGTCCCGTGAGGGCCTCGTCGACCGCGTCTTCCGCGGGCTGAGTATAGTTGAACGTGATTCCGGGGAACGCCGAGAGCTTGCGTTGGATCGCGTCGATCAGCTCGTCCTTGTCCTTGTAGGGACCCGTCCAGTCCTTGTATTGCTTAAGGCCGACGTAGAACTCGGCGTTGAAGAATCCCGTCGGATCGGTGCCGTCATCGGGCCGGCCATGCTCCGAGGCAACCACCGTCACCGGCGAAAAGGACGACAGAATCTGCCGGATCTGCGGCACGAGCCGCGACGACTCCTCGAAAGAGATCGTGTAGGGCATCGTCGCGCGCACCCAGAGGGCGCCCTCGTCGAGCTTCGGCATGAACTCACCGCCGAGCGAGAACATGATCAGGATCGACAGAGCGAACAAGGCAACGGAAACGCCAATCGTTAGGCGAGTGCGCGCCAGACACCAGTCGAGGCCGCCCTGATATTTGTCCCGAATCCACTCGAATGCCGCGTTGCGCCGTTCTTTCACGCCACCCCGTAACGCGACCATGCAGAGCACGGGAATCACCGTCAGCGTGAAGAGCAGCGAGCCAAGCAACGCATAGATCGTCGTGTCGGCCATCGGTTCGAACAGCTTGCCCGAAGCGCCCGACAGAGCATAGATCGGCAGGAACGCGGCGACGATCACCGCGATCGCGTAGAAGATCGGCCGGTCGACCTCCGACGCCGCATCCATGATGACCTCGATCAGACGGTAGTCCGTGCCGTGCCGCCGCGCGAGATGTCGATGGATGTTCTCGACCATGACCACAGCGCCGTCGACGATGATGCCAAAATCGATGGCGCCGATCGACAGGAGATTGGCCGGTATATGACGCAGGTCGAGACAGATGAAGGCAAAGAAGAGCGACAGCGGTATCGTGACGGCCACGATCAAACCCGACCGCACATCGTACAGGAAGAAGATGAGGACGATGACGACCAGCACGATGCCGCGCAGCAGATTGTCCTCGACCGTGCGCGTCGTGAGCGCGATCAGCTCGCTGCGATCGTAGAAAGCATGGACCTTCACGTCCTTCGGTAACACGTTCGCATTCAGCTTCGCCGTCATCGCCTCGACGCCCTTGAGCACCGTCTGCGCTTGCTCGCCGGTGCGCATGAGCACAACGCCTTCGACGGCATCGTTGTTCGTCTGATAGCCGAACTGCCCCAGGCGCGGCGCATGGCCAATGACAACGTCGCCGATATCCCGCACGAGAATCGGAGCGCTGTTCTTCACCGCGAGCACGATGTTGCCGATGTCGTCCAACGTCACGACCCGGCCGAGCCCGCGCACATAGAAGAATTGGCCGCCCTCGGAATAGAAGCCGCCGCCCGCGTTCCCGTTGTTGGCGCCTAACGCGTCGGCGACGTTCTGCACAGAGAGACCCGCGCCGGCGAGCTTGTTCGGATCGACGAGCACCTGGTACTGCATCGTCTCACCGCCGAGCGACGACATGTCGGCGACGCCGGGCACTGACTTGTACGCCTTCTCGAGTACCCAGTCCTGCAGGACCTTGAGCTCCATCGCGCTCCGGTCCGCGCTCTCGAGCACATATCGGTAGACGAGCCCCGAGGGCGAGAAGAGCGGAGACATCCCCGGACTCACGCCGTCAGGAAGATCGGCGTCGCCAAATCGCTCGAATACCTGCTGCCGCGCGAAGTACGGGTCGGTACCGTCGCGGAAAGTGACTCGGACATTCGACAGTCCGTACAGCGAGATGGAGCGCGTCACCGTGAGGCCTGGAAGTCCGTTCATCGCGACCTCGAGCGGCACCGTGATCAAACGCTCAACTTCCTCGGCCGCGTGGCCGGGCCACTGAGTCGTGATCTCAACCAGCGGCGGGGACACGTCGGGATACGCATCGACCGGCAATCGCAGGAAGGACCAGATGCCGACGCCGATGATCGCGAAGCCCAACAGCGCCACGAGGAGCGGCTGCTTCAGCGAGGCCCCGACGAGGCGATGGATCGCGCCCTTGGTATCGCGAGCGTGCTCGGGAACGGCCTTTCGAGACGGACGCCGACGCGGGCCCTCAGCGCTTTCGTCGATCTCGGGATGCGCCTCGGTGCTCACTGGCTCTCCGCAAACTGAAGGAAGAGCGCGCCCTCGGACACGACCTTGTCGCCCGGAGCGATGCCGGACGCCACCTCGTATCGGTCGGCGACGCGAGAGCCAAGCGTGATCCGCCGCCGTTCGAACGAGCCGTTCGGCGCGGCGACGTACACGAACGGAAGGTTCTCCTCGTCGCGCAGTACCGACGTTGTCGGGACCAACAATCCTGTGTGCTCGTGATTGGCGTGAATACCGACGTGCACGAACATGTCTCGCCGCAGCACGTGATTGAGGTTCGGCACGAGCACGCGCACTCCGATCGCCTTGCTCGTTGGATCGACGAGCGCGGCCACATAATCGACGCGCCCCTGGAGCGGCGACGTCGACGCATCGGTGATGACATCCACCGGCTCGCCGACCGTTACGTCCTTCACGTCCGACGGAAACACGTTCGCGAGTACCCACATCGTCGAGAGATCGGCGATCGTGAAGCACGGCGTCGTCCCCGCTTGCAGCAGCTGCCCGGGACTGATCAGCTTCTCGACGACCGTTCCATCGATGGGCGCGCGAATGGTGGCTTGAAGCGGCTCCGTCGTCGGCTTGTTTTCGCGGATCGCGTCGATCTGCGGCTCCTGAACGCCTAACGCACGCATCTGCTGGATGGCCGCCTCACGATCCGCAGCCGCGCCCGACGCATCGGTCTGCGCCTGCTCGAGATCGCGCCGAGCGATCGCGTCGTTCTTGAACAACTGCTCATCGAGATCGGCGATGCGCTTCAAGTTGCGAAACGCGCTCTCGGCTTTGCGATAGCTCGCGACCGCCGTCGCGAAGTCGGGCGACGACACCGTCGCCAGCGCGTCGTCCTTTTTCACGACGGCGCCGGGGTTCACGAGGATCTGGAGCGCCGGCCCGGAAATCGGTGAGAGCACCGGCGTCGATCGATCGCCGTTGAAGGCCACGGTCCCGGTCGCCTCGAGCGTCGGGCGGAAGGGCGTGTTCTGCACCGTCACCAGGTGAATTCGCGCTCGCTGCTCGGGCGTCAGCGCGAGCGCGCCGGTTCGTCCATTCGACGAATCCGCAGGATGAGCGGAGCCATTGCTCGAGCAGGCTGCCAGCGAAGCGAGGAGCAGCAGCTGCGGCTGTGACAGAATGAATCGGGGACGCATGTCTAACGAGATCCAGGAACGAGCGTTGTCAGGGGAACACCGAGCGCGCGCTCGAGATCGGCGCGGGCGATGTTGGCCGACGCCAGCGCGTCGGCGAGTTGGCCTTCGGCATCGAGCAACGTGCGCCGCGCATCGAGCACCTCGAGCGCGGACGAACCGCCTAACGAATAGCTCACCGACGCGACGCGAAATGCCTCGCGCGCTGACGGCACCAGTTGATCGCGCAGGAACAAGACCTGTCGCATCGACGTGCTGGCGGTGGCATACGCAGTCCGCACGTCCTGAGTCACCTGCGCCCGGAGGTCGCGGTACGATGCGTCGAGCTCCTGCTCGTGATGCTTCGATTCGGCGATCTCACCCTGGCTGTGCTGCCAGAAAAAGACGGGCAATGGTAGAGCGATGCCGGTCGAGTACACCGGTGCTCCGGGCTGGGTGTAGTCGCGCGTGACGCCGAAGGTGAAATCGGGAATCCAGAATTGGCGCAGCAGATTCGTGTTCGCGTGCGCGCCGTATTGCTCGCTGGCGAGCTGTGTGATCTCGGGGCGATTTTGGAGCGCCGTCTGTTCGATGGTCGTGGAATCGGGCAGCGGATCCGGCAA contains the following coding sequences:
- a CDS encoding efflux RND transporter periplasmic adaptor subunit; this encodes MRPRFILSQPQLLLLASLAACSSNGSAHPADSSNGRTGALALTPEQRARIHLVTVQNTPFRPTLEATGTVAFNGDRSTPVLSPISGPALQILVNPGAVVKKDDALATVSSPDFATAVASYRKAESAFRNLKRIADLDEQLFKNDAIARRDLEQAQTDASGAAADREAAIQQMRALGVQEPQIDAIRENKPTTEPLQATIRAPIDGTVVEKLISPGQLLQAGTTPCFTIADLSTMWVLANVFPSDVKDVTVGEPVDVITDASTSPLQGRVDYVAALVDPTSKAIGVRVLVPNLNHVLRRDMFVHVGIHANHEHTGLLVPTTSVLRDEENLPFVYVAAPNGSFERRRITLGSRVADRYEVASGIAPGDKVVSEGALFLQFAESQ